Proteins encoded by one window of Girardinichthys multiradiatus isolate DD_20200921_A chromosome 14, DD_fGirMul_XY1, whole genome shotgun sequence:
- the LOC124880500 gene encoding zinc finger protein 774-like, which yields MKEKPAESSAEPSKADSLRGFVTERLAAASREILAAVETVVAAFEEEALGFRLEIHRQRKQLELLQNQVTVRTDGLPSSRSHGSSEEEEGNDCLKNQDQTDSSSSSSSQSQSDRRKPGRPQISKAQNTIDLSIRILKDSKIRRASRNVVKKCPLVSLKCPRGLQGLDFLNLLRSAVPQLAGDNKSFDILTLDRNQRLQPLTLKTVTAEEIIRNVRSTGLRKLTFYIRLKEEIPRLQTEISSESLACEETKQQGEMRTTSEQDIETEEDHLTSASGEDSLAPSAAERERDAVDEGDIRDTNKSDSSWKLHAGDEDKEKRDSRLVTEKEEGNQSNEVWTRTKKRTAGFSCKVCKAAQKSEVTLIKHAWRHTEEAGSVCGVCGESVEVVKDHFQVEHRTDDCPACGESFLSVLSLNEHLKAHSGERPHQHESNLFSLASGPHHECPTCHKVFELEAQLKAHHRTHSKCKTYLCGVCGKFLSSNRSLSRHKMTHSGERPHRCQICERGFKLATTLRQHEKIHTHRERPYLCDVCCKMFLTSKQLVIHMRTHTNEKPYHCDRCGKGFTTRGPLTIHMRVHTGETPYRCPHCGWSFKRKTHLDDHVAIHTGAKPYVCGICGKTCARRTYLTVHMRTHNGERPYKCSLCDKAFTQSHCLKTHMKSHKAAQTAS from the exons ATGAAGGAGAAGCCAGCGGAGAGTTCGGCGGAACCGTCCAAAGCGGACTCTCTGCGGGGGTTCGTCACCGAGAGGCTCGCCGCTGCTTCCCGGGAGATCCTGGCGGCGGTAGAGACGGTGGTAGCCGCCTTTGAGGAGGAGGCCTTGGGCTTCCGCCTGGAGATCCACCGGCAGAGGAAGCagctggagctgctgcagaaccAGGTCACTGTCAGAACCGATG GTTTACCGTCCAGCAGAAGCCATGGATcatctgaggaagaggagggtaaTGATTGTCTGAAGAATCAGGACCAGACTGATTCATCGAG CTCTTCATCATCTCAGTCCCAGTCTGATCGAAGGAAGCCTGGCAGACCTCAGATCAGCAAAGCTCAGAACACCATAGACCTCAGCATCCGCATCCTGAAGGACTCCAAGATCAGAAGAGCTTCAAGAAATG TGGTGAAAAAATGTCCGCTGGTCTCTCTGAAGTGTCCTCGAGGCCTGCAGGGGTTGGACTTTCTGAACCTGCTGAGGTCTGCTGTCCCTCAGCTGGCTGGAGACAATAAATCTTTTGACATCTTGACCTTGGATAGGAATCAGAGACTTCAGCCTCTGACTCTGAAGACGGTGACGGCTGAGGAAATCATTAGAAATGTTAGATCTACGGGGCTCAGGAAGCTCACGTTCTACATTAGATTGAAG GAGGAGATTCCTCGTCTTCAGACAGAGATCAGCTCCGAGTCGTTGGCCTGTGAGGAAACTAAACAACAGGGAGAGATGAG GACAACATCAGAACAAGACATAGAGACGGAAGAGGACCATCTTACGTCAGCGTCAGGTGAAGACTCTCTGGCGCCCTCTGCTGCTGAGAGGGAACGAGATGCTGTGGATGAAGGAGACATCAGAGACACAAACAAGAGCGACAGCAGCTGGAAACTACATGCCGGCGATGAAgataaagaaaagagagactCCAGGCTCGTTACTGAGAAGGAAGAAGGCAATCAATCCAATGAAGTTTGGACAAGAACCAAGAAGAGAACTGCGGGTTTTAGCTGTAAGGTCTGCAAAGCTGCACAGAAATCTGAAGTCACTCTCATTAAACACGCCTGGAGGCACACGGAGGAAGCAGGAAGTGTTTGTGGAGTCTGTGGAGAATCAGTCGAGGTAGTAAAAGATCATTTTCAAGTTGAACACAGAACTGATGACTGTCCCGCCTGTGGAGAGTCTTTTCTCAGTGTCCTCAGTCTGAATGAGCACCTGAAGGCCCATTCAGGAGAGAGACCTCACCAACATGAGTCTAATCTCTTCTCATTGGCATCAGGACCCCATCACGAGTGTCCCACCTGCCACAAGGTGTTCGAGCTGGAGGCGCAGTTGAAGGCTCATCACAGGACTCACAGTAAATGTAAAACGTACCTCTGCGGGGTCTGCGGCAAATTCCTGAGCAGCAACAGATCCTTGTCCCGCCACAAGATGACGCACTCCGGAGAAAGACCCCACAGATGCCAGATCTGTGAGCGGGGCTTCAAACTGGCCACCACGCTGAGACAACACGAGAAGATCCACACCCACAGAGAGAGGCCCTACCTCTGCGACGTCTGCTGCAAGATGTTCCTCACCAGCAAGCAGCTCGTCATCCACATGAGGACGCACACCAACGAGAAGCCATACCACTGCGACCGCTGCGGGAAGGGCTTCACCACCAGGGGGCCGCTGACCATACACATGCGGGTCCACACCGGGGAAACGCCGTACCGCTGTCCTCACTGCGGATGGTCCTTTAAGCGAAAGACTCACCTGGACGACCACGTGGCAATCCACACGGGGGCCAAGCCGTACGTGTGCGGGATCTGCGGGAAAACGTGCGCTCGGAGAACGTACCTGACCGTCCACATGAGGACGCACAACGGAGAGAGACCGTACAAGTGTTCCCTGTGTGACAAGGCCTTCACGCAGAGCCATTGCCTGAAGACGCACATGAAGAGCCACAAGGCTGCACAGACTGCGTCCTAA